One window from the genome of Clupea harengus chromosome 19, Ch_v2.0.2, whole genome shotgun sequence encodes:
- the mrpl24 gene encoding probable 39S ribosomal protein L24, mitochondrial: MRLTALLSMAAKAAFPRDYRYGTSRPWTFPAKRRNPPGLHRRKVFVDNIPNENWSVFKGDTVEILAGKDKGKQGKVVQVFRHRNWVILEGLNAHYRFIGKTNDYRGTYIASEAPLLLTQISLIDPTDRKPTEVGWRFTEEGERVRVSTRTGRIIPKPTVQRSDGVVREQWKDGPKDTPTEDALLKTYTPSLKTLEEEVMDAMGIKEDRRNHTSYWY, encoded by the exons ATGAGGCTTACAGCCTTGTTGTCCATGGCTGCGAAAGCGGCCTTCCCTCGCGACTACCGCTACGGGACAAGTAGGCCCTGGACATTTCCTGCAAAGAGACGAAACCCACCTGGGCTACATAGGAGAAAGGTTTTTGTGGACAACATTCCAAATGAGAACTGGTCGGTGTTCAAAGGCGACACG GTGGAGATATTAGCTGGAAAGGACAAAGGAAAACAGGGCAAAGTGGTCCAGGTGTTCAGACATCGCAACTGGGTCATTTTGGAAGGACTCAATGCG CATTACAGATTCATTGGAAAGACTAACGATTACCGAGGCACCTACATTGCCAGTGAGGCTCCCTTATTGCTAACTCAGATTTCCCTCATCGACCCCACTGATAg GAAACCAACAGAGGTAGGCTGGAGGTttacagaggagggggagagggtacGCGTGTCCACCAGAACAGGACGCATCATTCCTAAGCCCACTGTCCAACGGAGTGATGGGGTCGTCCGCGAGCAATGGAAGG atggACCTAAAGACACACCAACTGAAGACGCACTGCTGAAGACCTACACCCCATCTTTGAAGACTCTTGAAGAGGAGGTCATGGATGCCATGGGAATTAAAGAGGACAGAAGGAACCATACCTCGTACTGGTATTGA
- the naxe gene encoding NAD(P)H-hydrate epimerase isoform X3, which produces MFGLRTLLGIGFLVTSQGGKVLSQRACSLSQSLTRTELPCRALHSMAHPVKYLGQKEAQGIDEELFSDYSFSVDQLMELAGLSCATAVAKAYPAESMVKANPTVLIICGPGNNGGDGLVCARHLQLFGYEPTILYPKRPNKPLFNNLTIQCEKMGISFLSEMPEAKMIDEAYNLVVDAIFGFSFQGAVREPFGAILSTLKKTTVPIASVDIPSGWDVEKGSPDGIQPDMLISLTAPKQAASQFRGRYHFLGGRFVPPALEKKYQLNLPKYPSTDCVYQLT; this is translated from the exons ATGTTTGGGCTCCGTACCCTGTTGGGAATTGGTTTCCTTGTGACATCACAAGGAGGCAAGGTCTTATCGCAGAGGGCATGCTCCCTCTCCCAGAGTCTCACACGCACAGAATTGCCCTGtagagcactgcacagcatgGCACACCCAGTGAAGTATCTCGG acagaaagaagctCAGGGTATTGACGAGGAGCTCTTCTCAGACTACAGCTTCAGTGTGGACCAGCTCATGGAGCTGGCCGGACTCAGCTGTGCCACAGCTGTCGCCAAG GCCTATCCTGCTGAGTCTATGGTGAAGGCAAACCCCACTGTACTGATTATCTGTGGCCCTGGAAACAATGGTGGGGATGGCCTGGTCTGTGCACGACACCTTCAACTATTT GGCTATGAACCTACTATACTGTACCCAAAGAGGCCGAACAAACCCCTATTCAACAACTTGACCATCCAGTGTGAGAAGATGGGAATTTCCTTCTTATCTGAGATGCCTGAG GCTAAGATGATCGATGAGGCCTACAACCTAGTGGTGGACGCCATCTTTGGCTTCAGCTTCCAGGGTGCCGTACGTGAGCCATTTGGTGCCATTTTGTCCACACTGAAGAAGACCACTGTGCCCATTGCCAGTGTTGACATCCCCTCAG GTTGGGACGTGGAGAAAGGCAGCCCCGACGGAATCCAACCTGACATGCTCATCTCCCTCACAGCCCCCAAACAAGCTGCCTCCCAGTTCAGGGGACGGTACCACTTCCTAGGGGGGCGCTTTGTTCCCCCTGCCCTAGAGAAGAAGTACCAGCTCAACCTGCCCAAGTACCCCTCTACTGACTGTGTCTACCAGCTCACCTGA
- the prcc gene encoding proline-rich protein PRCC — MSLVAYGSSGSDSDSDDKPVSRPAESKIGRGLFSILPSPKNAHQQSTARGTSLGSNFSTKDHGSENTTPGFSKRPQSNLETKGLLDLPKPKKRTEPVKITIPDIKHADSDSDEDEPKKRKRIQTQGSGLSSLLPQPKNMVVKETHRPLVPHSLTKHAALARTQAATPKSLSSSTNASPSAIKAAAKSAAMQLARQMAAEEEGSDEELAPENYFSLGESSQPPLLVSKDGVVPAGVPLPPGTENAPLQFGARLPGYSGEGADFDVKQQDAAYQQYQDPAGEPGSEPTSEGYYAGGYFPDAEPEQAGSSSLFDDEAFRRLQGKRNQGKEEVKFLEIRGDDQLSGAQNWMTKNITEEKEQRSSFSKKKGGQPTGQQRRKHQITYLIHQAKERELELKNSWSDNKLTRRQTQAKYGF; from the exons ATGTCTTTAGTAGCATATGGAAGTAGCGGTTCTGACAGTGATTCAGACGACAAGCCCGTTAGTCGTCCAGCAGAAAGCAAAATTGGAAGGGGGCTGTTTTCCATCCTGCCCTCGCCGAAGAATGCTCATCAGCAGAGTACCGCTAGAGGTACAAGTTTGGGAAGTAACTTTTCTACTAAAGACCACGGGTCGGAAAATACAACGCCAGGTTTTAGCAAGAGACCTCAAAGCAACTTGGAAACGAAAGGTTTACTAGATTTGCCCAAGCCCAAGAAGCGGACAGAGCCAGTGAAAATCACCATTCCAGACATAAAGCACGCTGAC TCTGACTCGGACGAGGATGAACctaagaagagaaagaggattcAAACTCAG GGCAGTggactctcctctctgcttccccAACCCAAAAACATGGTAGTGAAAGAGACCCACCGTCCATTAGTGCCACATTCCCTCACCAAACACGCTGCCCTTGCCCGGACTCAGGCGGCCACCCCCAAGAGCCTGTCGAGCTCCACCAATGCCTCGCCCTCTGCAATCAAGGCCGCGGCCAAGTCTGCCGCCATGCAGCTCGCACGGCAGATGGCCGCCGAAGAGGAGGGCAGCGACGAAGAGCTGGCCCCCGAGAACTACTTCTCTCTGGGGGAGAGCTCACAGCCTCCCCTGCTGGTCTCTAAGGATGGCGTGGTCCCCGCCGGCGTACCTCTTCCGCCTGGCACAGAGAATGCCCCCCTGCAGTTCGGTGCCCGCCTGCCTGGCTACTCAGGCGAAGGTGCTGACTTTGACGTCAAGCAGCAGGACGCAGCCTACCAGCAGTACCAGGATCCGGCCGGGGAGCCAGGCTCGGAGCCTACCAGTGAG GGCTACTATGCTGGTGGATACTTCCCAGATGCGGAGCCTGAGCAGGCTGGGTCATCCTCGCTGTTTGATGATGAGGCA TTCCGGCGGTTGCAGGGCAAAAGGAATCAGGGCAAAGAGGAGGTGAAGTTCCTGGAGATTCGGGGGGACGACCAGCTCAGCGGGGCACAGAACTGGATGACGAAGAACATAacggaggagaaggagcagcgCTCGTCCTTCAGCAAG AAAAAGGGCGGACAACCAACTGGACAGCAGAGGCGCAAACACCAGATCACATATCTCATCCACCAG GCCAAGGAGCGAGAACTGGAACTGAAGAACTCCTGGTCCGACAACAAGCTGACTCGCAGGCAGACGCAAGCTAAATACGGCTTTTGA
- the sf3b4 gene encoding splicing factor 3B subunit 4 translates to MAAGPISERNQDATVYVGGLDEKVSEPLLWELFLQAGPVVNTHMPKDRVTGQHQGYGFVEFLSEEDADYAIKIMNMIKLYGKPIRVNKASAHNKNLDVGANIFIGNLDPEIDEKLLYDTFSAFGVILQTPKIMRDPDTGNSKGYAFINFASFDASDAAIEAMNGQYLCNRPITVSYAFKKDSKGERHGSAAERLLAAQNPLSQADRPHQLFADAPPPPSVPTPVMTTLGTGMSMQGMPPPGAVPPVPPPFSMPPGMPPGMGMSHGGGGQGGGPGHQGHQGHQGHQGHQGHQGHVPFPHAMPQMPMPPPAPPGMVPPPPGPPGSNQHRAPPPGMPPPHMGMPPRGPFGMGPPMPPGMRGPPPMPPPGYAGGPPRPPPFGFQRGPPMPPRPPAPPRGPMRPMPP, encoded by the exons ATGGCGGCGGGGCCAATTTCGGAGCGTAATCAAG ATGCcactgtgtatgtgggtggccTGGACGAGAAGGTCTCCGAACCTCTCCTGTGGGAGCTTTTCCTGCAAGCAGGACCCgtcgtgaacacacacatgcccaaagACAGGGTCACAGGACAGCACCAAG GTTATGGCTTTGTGGAGTTCCTTAGCGAAGAGGATGCAGATTACGCCATAAAGATCATGAACATGATAAAGCTTTATGGAAAGCCTATACGTGTCAATAAGGCCTCGGCCCACAACAAGAACCTGGACGTGGGTGCAAACATCTTCATCGGTAATTTGGATCCAGAGATCGACGAGAAGCTGCTGTACGACACCTTCAGCGCCTTTGGGGTCATCCTCCAGACCCCCAAGATCATGCGCGACCCCGACACGGGCAACTCCAAGGGCTACGCCTTCATCAACTTTGCCAGCTTTGACGCCTCGGACGCAGCCATCGAGGCCATGAACGGCCAGTATCTCTGCAACAGGCCCATCACAGTCTCCTACGCCTTCAAGAAGGACTCCAAGGGCGAGAGGCACGGCTCGGCCGCCGAGAGGCTGCTGGCTGCGCAGAACCCGCTCTCGCAGGCCGACCGGCCGCATCAGCTGTTTGCCGATGCCCCGCCGCCACCCTCAGTTCCCACCCCGGTTATGACGACTCTCGGAACAGGCATGTCCATGCAAG GTATGCCTCCGCCAGGTGCCGTCCCACCTGTTCCTCCACCCTTCTCCATGCCCCCCGGGATGCCACCTGGCATGGGCATGTCTCACGGAGGCGGCGGACAGGGAGGAGGTCCAGGACATCAAGGACATCAAGGACATCAAGGACATCAAGGCCATCAAGGCCATCAAGGCCATGTACCCTTCCCCCATG CCATGCCCCAGATGCCCATGCCTCCCCCTGCTCCTCCGGGCATGGTGCCTCCACCACCGGGTCCTCCAGGCTCCAACCAGCACAGGGCTCCTCCGCCAGGAATGCCCCCACCCCACATGGGCATGCCTCCCAGAGGGCCGTTCGGCATGG GACCACCAATGCCTCCAGGCATGAGAGGTCCTCCTCCGATGCCACCTCCAGGCTATGCGGGTGGCCCTCCCCGGCCTCCTCCATTCGGCTTCCAGAGGGGTCCCCCGATGCCCCCACGGCCCCCTGCGCCACCCCGGGGGCCCATGAGGCCAATGCCCCCTTAA
- the naxe gene encoding NAD(P)H-hydrate epimerase isoform X2 encodes MRGVKTKWMFGLRTLLGIGFLVTSQGGKVLSQRACSLSQSLTRTELPCRALHSMAHPVKYLGQKEAQGIDEELFSDYSFSVDQLMELAGLSCATAVAKAYPAESMVKANPTVLIICGPGNNGGDGLVCARHLQLFGYEPTILYPKRPNKPLFNNLTIQCEKMGISFLSEMPEAKMIDEAYNLVVDAIFGFSFQGAVREPFGAILSTLKKTTVPIASVDIPSGWDVEKGSPDGIQPDMLISLTAPKQAASQFRGRYHFLGGRFVPPALEKKYQLNLPKYPSTDCVYQLT; translated from the exons ATGAGAG GTGTGAAGACCAAGTGGATGTTTGGGCTCCGTACCCTGTTGGGAATTGGTTTCCTTGTGACATCACAAGGAGGCAAGGTCTTATCGCAGAGGGCATGCTCCCTCTCCCAGAGTCTCACACGCACAGAATTGCCCTGtagagcactgcacagcatgGCACACCCAGTGAAGTATCTCGG acagaaagaagctCAGGGTATTGACGAGGAGCTCTTCTCAGACTACAGCTTCAGTGTGGACCAGCTCATGGAGCTGGCCGGACTCAGCTGTGCCACAGCTGTCGCCAAG GCCTATCCTGCTGAGTCTATGGTGAAGGCAAACCCCACTGTACTGATTATCTGTGGCCCTGGAAACAATGGTGGGGATGGCCTGGTCTGTGCACGACACCTTCAACTATTT GGCTATGAACCTACTATACTGTACCCAAAGAGGCCGAACAAACCCCTATTCAACAACTTGACCATCCAGTGTGAGAAGATGGGAATTTCCTTCTTATCTGAGATGCCTGAG GCTAAGATGATCGATGAGGCCTACAACCTAGTGGTGGACGCCATCTTTGGCTTCAGCTTCCAGGGTGCCGTACGTGAGCCATTTGGTGCCATTTTGTCCACACTGAAGAAGACCACTGTGCCCATTGCCAGTGTTGACATCCCCTCAG GTTGGGACGTGGAGAAAGGCAGCCCCGACGGAATCCAACCTGACATGCTCATCTCCCTCACAGCCCCCAAACAAGCTGCCTCCCAGTTCAGGGGACGGTACCACTTCCTAGGGGGGCGCTTTGTTCCCCCTGCCCTAGAGAAGAAGTACCAGCTCAACCTGCCCAAGTACCCCTCTACTGACTGTGTCTACCAGCTCACCTGA
- the naxe gene encoding NAD(P)H-hydrate epimerase isoform X1, whose product MSTVQLTGVKTKWMFGLRTLLGIGFLVTSQGGKVLSQRACSLSQSLTRTELPCRALHSMAHPVKYLGQKEAQGIDEELFSDYSFSVDQLMELAGLSCATAVAKAYPAESMVKANPTVLIICGPGNNGGDGLVCARHLQLFGYEPTILYPKRPNKPLFNNLTIQCEKMGISFLSEMPEAKMIDEAYNLVVDAIFGFSFQGAVREPFGAILSTLKKTTVPIASVDIPSGWDVEKGSPDGIQPDMLISLTAPKQAASQFRGRYHFLGGRFVPPALEKKYQLNLPKYPSTDCVYQLT is encoded by the exons ATGTCCACTGTGCAGCTTACAG GTGTGAAGACCAAGTGGATGTTTGGGCTCCGTACCCTGTTGGGAATTGGTTTCCTTGTGACATCACAAGGAGGCAAGGTCTTATCGCAGAGGGCATGCTCCCTCTCCCAGAGTCTCACACGCACAGAATTGCCCTGtagagcactgcacagcatgGCACACCCAGTGAAGTATCTCGG acagaaagaagctCAGGGTATTGACGAGGAGCTCTTCTCAGACTACAGCTTCAGTGTGGACCAGCTCATGGAGCTGGCCGGACTCAGCTGTGCCACAGCTGTCGCCAAG GCCTATCCTGCTGAGTCTATGGTGAAGGCAAACCCCACTGTACTGATTATCTGTGGCCCTGGAAACAATGGTGGGGATGGCCTGGTCTGTGCACGACACCTTCAACTATTT GGCTATGAACCTACTATACTGTACCCAAAGAGGCCGAACAAACCCCTATTCAACAACTTGACCATCCAGTGTGAGAAGATGGGAATTTCCTTCTTATCTGAGATGCCTGAG GCTAAGATGATCGATGAGGCCTACAACCTAGTGGTGGACGCCATCTTTGGCTTCAGCTTCCAGGGTGCCGTACGTGAGCCATTTGGTGCCATTTTGTCCACACTGAAGAAGACCACTGTGCCCATTGCCAGTGTTGACATCCCCTCAG GTTGGGACGTGGAGAAAGGCAGCCCCGACGGAATCCAACCTGACATGCTCATCTCCCTCACAGCCCCCAAACAAGCTGCCTCCCAGTTCAGGGGACGGTACCACTTCCTAGGGGGGCGCTTTGTTCCCCCTGCCCTAGAGAAGAAGTACCAGCTCAACCTGCCCAAGTACCCCTCTACTGACTGTGTCTACCAGCTCACCTGA